The DNA region TTCTCCACCTTGAAGACATTTATACATAAAATCTCACAAATACATTGCTTTTCttaggaaaaacaaaaatcacactgGCACTATTTTTAACTGTGGCGAATGTAACATTTCAACTTTTCTACAAGCGAGTGGCACGTTAACACTTTAAAAGGTTAAACATGGTAACCATAATCGCTGATTTGCGATACAATATGAAACGCATAAAGAAACAGTCCTTGCATCATAAATTATCACAAATCAATTACTCAACCCCAACCCAGACCATTATTAATCAAAAATTGGCTCAGGTTGACTGAGATGCATTTTCCACTCATTTTGCCATGAAATCTCTCAACTCATTAGAAATATTTGTTCTGTGCTTTGAGGTCCCAAATCTCTAAGTAAATTACAAGATCTCTGTTACCTCTGTTGaatgtgtcttgtttttgtttgccaAGAGAGGACAGTGTAGTGAGCAATATTATGAAAGGTGACGTGtcttatatatatttgatcATCAACTAACACAAACTCAGTGATAAGACTTAGTGAAATGTTGTTCAGTAACAAAACCTGTcccttaaaaagacaaaataggttaaaatataattaattaatactgaaatttttaaaataatctataaaAGTCCAAAGAAATCTGTACAAACATAATGTAATGCAAATcccaaaaataaaacttgtgGAGAGCGATGCGCCaaaagatttaaaataaattcagtgAATATAGCAACACAAGACACAAATAAATAGCCAGTGTACACATCTAGGAGTATTCTTCTGATATACACTCCTTTTAAACGGTTCCTTATCTTCCCATATATAATGAAacgaaaaaaataaaaaagcataaatataaaagcatcttctttatatttcaggtcaaaaaaagcacataaataaatacaaaattactAAAACTGTTCTTATCGTTAGTATaaaaactgataataaaaaaggaGCATCTTCAGTCTGGAGAAAGGTTTTTCACCCTCTTTCTGTATGaactttgtatatatatttttcccaCTAAAGAGTTCGGTTCATTTTACAAGTCTCTACTTAAACTGGTCTGGGAGTAGATTCATCTGTGAATGGATACTTGTAGGCGGGCTGGAGATGCCTTCCGACCAATCGGACATGTTGGAATGTGGTGACGAGCTGGACCACTGGTCGGGGGAGCCGGGGGAGGGAGTTAGGAACGGGTGGTCGGGCACCTGTAGCTGGTGGTTAGGTGTGTTGTCCATGGGGCCAGAATAACTGTGCTGGGAGGGAGGGGTGAGAAACTGGGTTCCCAGTATCTGCGTCTCCTGGGGCATAACAGTGTGGATGGACATAGAGCGGCCTGAGCTGTTGTTTGGCTGCATGTCGGGGCTGTTCAGCTCGATGTTGGGGAATCCCTGGGTCATGGACTGCCCGGCTGTAGTGGAGTTGGAGTTCTGGTGCTGGAGCTGCCGTGAGTGAGCCTGCTGCATCATGTGTGCAGATGAGTTGAGGTGACTGGTCTGCAGATTTTGGTAGCCCATGATTTGTGATAGAGTGGCAGTGCTGACACCATGCAGAGCACCCATAATGTTATGAGACATGGGTGGTGCCTGGGCGAAGCTTCCTTGCTGGCCTACACCTGGGTGCATCCTGGAGACCCAGTCACACTGGCCTACTCTGCCACCGCCTATGGATGCTGTGCCCTGACTGTTAGGGCTGGACACGGGCAGGTGGGAGAGACGGGGTGGGTTAGGGTCAAATGACATACAGCCCATATCCTTGCCCATGCTCATTTGGCCCATATGAGAGTCACCGTTCCCTTGTAGGTGATTGAGAGACATAGGTGGGGACTGCTGGAAGGGTGATGTCATGGGAGGAGAGGCCACATCAGATAGGTAGCCATGGGGTGACTCAAGGGAATCAACCGGGGAGAGGACAGCCGATGTGTCCAGCAAATTATTCTTCCCATCTAGcgactttttcttcttcattctaTTATCTTTGCccccatccttccctccttttccagAGCTAAGTTTGCGAACCTTCTTGACAGAAAGGTTTGGCTTCAGGTTGCTAAGATAGTCATTGGGGGAGCAGAGAGGTGGGGAGAGGCTGGAGGTGCTCAGAGGGCCACTGTGAAGGCCTGGACTCCTGACAATGTTGTACTCATCCAGAAGCCGCACAATATCGTGGTGCATGCGTTCCTGGGCGATATCTCTGGGCAGCTGGTCGAGATGGTCAGTGATCTCACGATTAGCAAAGTGTTCCAGCAGAACCTTGGCTGTCTCAAAGCTGCCCTCACGGGCGGCAAGGAACAGCGGTGTCTCTTCctagaaaaacaagaagaagaaaaaacataaatacccCAGGTACATACGTAAATACTTGCATGCAGCTCAATCACAGTCACATGATTTCCCATACCTTGTTGTCTTGCATGTCCTTGTTGGCACCATTTTTCAGCAGCACCATGGCAGCCTCTACATTGTTTACAGCCGCGGCCCAATGAAGAGCAGATTTACcttcaaagagagagagaaaaaagacagggtgGATTATCATAACAGCCCATCACAGCGAAGGATCTTGAGGACTGTGGAGATAGATTGATAAACGTTAGCTACCAGAATCATCGGTGGCATTGGCATCAGCGTGGCAGTTGATAAGCTCCTCCACCATCCCGTCGACGGCCAGTCTGGCTGCCAGAATCAATGGTGTTGTTCCGTCATGCATGCGAGCATCAAGATCGGTGGCGCGGTTTCGGATTAAAATCTAAAAGAACAGAGACTTGTTGAGTTAAGTATGGAAAGCTGGCAAAACTTAATCAAAAATCAAAGCCCAGAGAGCTATGAGACTCCTGTAGGTGAAAGTGGTTACCTGGAACACTCCCTGTGCATCTGCAGCCACAGCAGCATGAAGAGGAGTGCGTCCCATGTTGTCCTGAACGTTGGCATCAGCGCTGGACTCCAGGAGGCGTTTGGCAGCATCAGAGCGGGCATACCGAGCGGCAAGGTGGAGGGCAGTCTCGCCTGTGCGGTCAGTCTGGTTGTGGAGGTTGGCCCCCTGGTAAATAAAGTCAGAGATGATTTCGGCTGAGggatcctcttcctcttcactgtTACCAGTCTCCAGTCCTCCACCACTGCAGGAGGCGATCATCAGGGGAGTGAAACCATctgaaagaggaagggagaggagtGTAATGAGTTCCCAATCATGTGCTTCAATCATCACTTTTCAGAGGATAGAATCTTTTAGAGGCTTTTTATGATACAAATAAGTCTGAATCAAATAatgcaatgtttttaaaagtgcacACACCAGGTCCCCTGACATTGACATCCATGCAGTCATTCTCAATTTCTCCCTGAGGAGGTGTAGGAGCAATGGATGCAATACGTAGGTCAGCTGCGTCCAGATGCTGCTGTGTCCATTTCCTGTGGTCAGTATGGTCACTCAAATCCAACATGGCCTGCTCTTCAAACTGCAAAAAATACCAATCATTACAAAATGAGCCAcacattaaaatagttttaaatagcTACTTTGGTACTACACAGTTTATTCAGAGAAGAGGAGATTAATATCAAAATGTTCCTCTTACCCTGAAGCGCCTGCAGTCTGGATCTTCATCACCCCATTCATTTTGATTGTCATCCATAAGATTTATGTCAGAGTTTTTCATAGGCCTGTTGAGAAGAGGAGGCAGGTTAGTCATGACATCAAATACAAAAGACACATGATACAGTACACTACTGCCAGTCAGGTCTAAGACAACACACAGCTGGAGGTGGACTTTAAAAAACATAGCTGCCTTCATATTTCTATAGTCAAAGTCTACTTACTTCAGTCCTACAGAATCCTCTCCCACTGGCTCTCTGCGTTTCTTTTTGCTTGGCTCCGACACTTTGAATCCCTCAGGGAACCAGAGCTGGCCGTGCTCTCGCCGCCGCTTACGCGACACCAGAACACCAAGGCAGATGAAACCCAGAGCAGCCAAGCCCAGGAAGACTATATACATGTGATCAAGCTTTGAAGGTTCGATAGTAGGTCGCACACCTGGAAAGATAGTCAGAGTCCCTATGTGTTACTTAACATTTCAACTTGgtgatcatttttaatgtgaaactttGAATACGCATATGAAATTGTAGATTACATACTGGTGACAGCTTCAATGTATGGCACATTGAGATTCCCACTGGAGGCCAGTGCTCCAAGGAATGCAGCTACATCTGTAGCACTCTGGAAGCATTCAGTAGACTGCTGGTAACACTGCCGGTTGTCAATCTCCAGGTACACCACAGACCTACAAGCAGAAATAGATGAGAAAAACGTTAGCATTCAACACTTCATGTAATCcatattcatgtttaaaatgaaagagaCGTGTTCTTCTGatgaaatgcttttttgtggtACCTACCCTTTGATTTGCAAAGGATCCAGCTCTCTACGTTTACGTGGGCTGACCATGGCAGACACACTCTCCTTCACTTGACCCAAAACATTCGCTGGCACCGCAGCCCATTCAGGCCAGCCATCTGCAGAACGTTTCAGCACATTATGCTTAACCAGGTCCTGTTCATTGCCATAATAAGGGAAAATCATTGGTTCTCCTTTAGCATCACGGCGGAAGACCACGTTGGTGTGGAGAACGCTGCTGAGATCTCTGAGGAAGGCTGAAGAATGATTTTTAAGCTGTTCAGGGGGAATATGGACCACTAAAACTAAATGACCTTCTGCCAGCTTTTCTGGCATGTTGTTGGCACAGTCCAGGCCGTCCCATTCACATTCTGCATTGTTGCAGCCCTGGTCACAGTGACCATCAGCATAGTGGTCTTTGCAGTACTGGTCATACAGAGGGCTGAAAGAGAGGATGGAGACTGGGTTAATATTCTGACATATCCAAAAGAGCACAAATGTATGACAAATCCCCAAAAACATTTCTACAATATACAATTTGTCAGTTTTCTAGACTTACTTGCACTGTCCTTCCTGCCCCTGACAATCAAAGCCATCATAGAGACATCCAGGACTGTTGCACTGGCCATCACATTTCCCATCATTAAAGTAGCGCCAGCATTGCAAAGCTGCAGAGCAGTTTTGCCACGGATCATCGAAATTAAGTGAGCAGTCTCCTCCATCCCAGCCACAGGCATGGTTGTTGCACAGTGAGTCACAGATGTGGTTCCCTGCCCACTCGTCACACTGAAGAATCTCACAGCTCACCTCCACTTCCGGAGGTGGGGTGATGTCCCGGCCAAACCCTCCGACAAAGGAATAGTCCAGGATGTGGCACAGTAGGCCATTGAAATTGCTGGGGCAGCTGCACTGGAAGAAAGGCGCATCTTGGGTGATTTGGCAAGTGCCACCGTTGTAGCAAGGGTTGGAGATGCAGAGGCTGTCAGTGGGGGTCTGGCACTCAGGTCCAGTGAAGGCTGATGGACATAGGCAGCGTGGGCCTAGGTGGCCTGACACGCATGTACCTCCATTCCTGCAATTCAGACTCCCGCAGGAGCGAGAATCATATTCGCAAGAGGAGCCAGTGAAGCCCTAGAGggacagaaatgaaaagaggttACGATCACTGTGTTCCCCTTCAGTAAAAAAAAGGGATTGTGAAGCATTTCTAAAAAAGGAAATGGTCTAAACAGATCACACAGCTGTACTCACAGGTGGGCATTTGCAGATGAAACCATGAGGTGTGTTACTGGCAACAGCACATGTCCCTCCATTTCTGCAGGGTCTCCCTTTGCAGCCATCAAACACCTTGTCACAGCGCTGACCTGGTAAACAGAGACAAAATGTATGCGTCATGTACTCTCCTGGATGTTTAGATATTGCGCACAGGTATATTGCAGTGTTGTAATATGCAGCTGGAAACATGTCAGTACCTGTATAACCAGTGCGGCATTCGCAGCGGTAGCTGTTGGTAAGCTGAATACAGTTGTACGACCCCCTGGGATCACAAGGGTCTGACAAACACTCGTTGACATCACCTTCGCAGCGCTCACCCACGTAGCCTGCTGGGCACACGCATTGGTAGCCTCCAATGCGGTCTACACACTTGCCGTTGTTGAAGCACTTGGGCTCGTTGGTGAGTGGGTCGGTGGACGGGTTGCAGTCATCCAAATTAATCTCACAGTGAACACCTACAGTGGACAGAAATACTGAGTGAGGGAAATGTCCACATCCTCATTTTTGTGGTCATCTGTATTTatacaaatatcaaatatcttTTATTGCCAGTGTGAgtccatgtgtgtgtaaatgtgtatattcAGGTGTGTACCTTGTGTTCCTCTGGGACAGGAGCACTTGTATGTGTTGATGAGGTCAATGCAGGTGCCTCCATTCTGACAGGGCTGAGACTGACATTCATTGATCTCTTTTGAGCAGTTTACACCATGGTAGCCAGGGacacactgaaaaagaaaaaagtcaaaatcatTATAGGCgttatttgtcatttaaatcaGATTTCTATGATTGCATTTTGTATACTActatatgtgtaaatatgaatacacctatcaacaaaaatgaaaaaataagtatttttacCCACATTTACCatcaaataattcaacattacattaattcaattttaaatatatctcCTACCTCACAACTGTAGCCTCCCAGATAATCAGTACAGATGGCTCCATTCTGGCAAGGATTGGGTGAGCACTCGTCCACTTGTTCCTGGCAGTAACTCCCAGTGTAGCCTGCCTGGCAGCGGCAGTAATGTGTGTTTCCAGCATCCAAACACTGGCCTGAGTTCCTGCATAGGTGAGCCACCTCCACACCTGAGATTATGGAAGATGAATAGGTTACAGAATGAACAAATCACACACAAGACTGATTCCATCAATTGCATCAATTTAACATAAATAAGTGTTATCACATGGATGGAAAATAACATTTGTACCTTGTTGTTTGGCTGCAACTTCACAGGACACACTGGGAATGTCACAGTAGAGGCCAGTCCATCCAGTCTGACACTGGCAGGTATAAGAGGCTCCCTGTTGCCAGCATGTGCCTCCGTTTTTACAGGGAGATGAATCACACCAGCGCACAAGATTCTAACagggaaacaaagaaagattaataaactaaataaatataaataaaggcaaTGCATAAAACCAACACGGAACCCTACACGATTAACTTGGCAAAATAATGTTTCTCCCTACCTGACAATTGACTCCTGTGTAGCCGTGAGGACAGGTGCACTTGTATGTCCCATAACTGTCCACACAACTGCCTCCATTAAGACACGGTTTGGAGTCACACTCATTGATATCATATTGACAGTAGCTGCTGGTAAATCCAGGCAGACACAGGCAGGTGAAGGCATTGATTCCATCCACACAGGTGCCACCATTGAAGCAAGAGctaaagaaacacaagaaaattaatatgttaaacattattattctcattttgGGTTCAGTATTCAGCAAGTTTAACAGTTAACATATTTTACAAGGCCAGCTACCTGTCGGTGCAGTCGTTGGTGTTGATCTCACAGTTGATGCCACTGAAGCCAGGCGGACAAGTGCATGTGTAGCTGTTGACACAATCAGTGCAGTTGGCCCCATTCCTACAGGGGTTACTCTCGCACTCATTTATGTCCTGCTCACATCGGCCACCACGAAACCCGGGCAGACAGGTACACGCGAAACTGTTGATACCATCGCGGCAAAGACCACCATTACTGCAGGGATctgaaacacagagaagaggaaATGAGAACACTGTTTACAAgtgatgttttaaattgtaaacaAGATGAGAGCTTCCAATGGCGCAAATCTGTTCCTTACTTGGTTTGCAGTCATCAGTGTCTGTCTCACACTTCTGGCCAGTGTAGCCTGGCTGGCACTTGCACTGGTAGCTTCCCATAGTGTTATGGCAAATGGCGCCATTGCGGCATGGGCTCTTCACACATTCATTGATATCAATCTCACAAGTTTGACcttgaa from Scomber scombrus chromosome 15, fScoSco1.1, whole genome shotgun sequence includes:
- the notch1a gene encoding neurogenic locus notch homolog protein 1 — its product is MYRFFVKLTFLIPAIVISQGQKCSLSTESCLNGGRCELTSNGNGECKCTSDYVGNRCQYPSPCSPSPCRNGGECRAVSHGNTFDFRCVCRLGFSDRLCLTPTNHACMSSPCRNGGTCELLTLTAYRCRCPPGWSGKTCQLANPCASNPCANGGQCSAFDSNYICTCPAAFHGQTCKQDVNECAQTPSPCFNGGVCVNEVGSYHCRCPQEYTGQHCETPYMPCSPSPCQNGGTCVQKGDTIYDCSCLPGFTGQHCEHNIDDCPGHNCQNGGVCVDGVNTYNCQCPPHYTGQYCTENVDECELMPNACQNGGTCHDTHGSYHCVCVNGWTGDDCSENIDDCASAACYHGATCHDRVASFFCECPHGRTGLLCHLDDACISNPCQKGSNCDTNPVNGKAICTCPPGYTGSACNLDIDECSLGANPCEHGGRCLNTKGSFQCKCLQGYEGPRCEMDVNECMSNPCHNDATCLDQIGGFHCICMPGYEGVFCHINTDECASQPCLNNGKCIDKINSFHCECPKGFSGNLCQVDIDECASTPCKNGAKCTDGPNKYTCECAEGYTGQHCETDIDECYSDPCHYGTCKDGLASFTCYCRPGYTGRLCETNINECLSQPCKNGGTCQDRENTYICSCPKGTAGFNCEVNLDDCKGKPCDYGRCIDKINGYECACEPGYTGAMCNINIDECAINPCHNGGTCIDGINSFTCLCPEGYNDATCLSQVDECGSNPCIHGRCQDLINGYKCTCDSGWSGPNCDINNNECESNPCMNGGTCKDMTSGYHCTCRVGFTGPNCQTNINECASNPCLNQGTCIDDVAGYKCNCQLPYTGENCETLLAPCSARPCKNGGVCKESEDYQSFSCICPEGWQGQTCEIDINECVKSPCRNGAICHNTMGSYQCKCQPGYTGQKCETDTDDCKPNPCSNGGLCRDGINSFACTCLPGFRGGRCEQDINECESNPCRNGANCTDCVNSYTCTCPPGFSGINCEINTNDCTDSSCFNGGTCVDGINAFTCLCLPGFTSSYCQYDINECDSKPCLNGGSCVDSYGTYKCTCPHGYTGVNCQNLVRWCDSSPCKNGGTCWQQGASYTCQCQTGWTGLYCDIPSVSCEVAAKQQGVEVAHLCRNSGQCLDAGNTHYCRCQAGYTGSYCQEQVDECSPNPCQNGAICTDYLGGYSCECVPGYHGVNCSKEINECQSQPCQNGGTCIDLINTYKCSCPRGTQGVHCEINLDDCNPSTDPLTNEPKCFNNGKCVDRIGGYQCVCPAGYVGERCEGDVNECLSDPCDPRGSYNCIQLTNSYRCECRTGYTGQRCDKVFDGCKGRPCRNGGTCAVASNTPHGFICKCPPGFTGSSCEYDSRSCGSLNCRNGGTCVSGHLGPRCLCPSAFTGPECQTPTDSLCISNPCYNGGTCQITQDAPFFQCSCPSNFNGLLCHILDYSFVGGFGRDITPPPEVEVSCEILQCDEWAGNHICDSLCNNHACGWDGGDCSLNFDDPWQNCSAALQCWRYFNDGKCDGQCNSPGCLYDGFDCQGQEGQCNPLYDQYCKDHYADGHCDQGCNNAECEWDGLDCANNMPEKLAEGHLVLVVHIPPEQLKNHSSAFLRDLSSVLHTNVVFRRDAKGEPMIFPYYGNEQDLVKHNVLKRSADGWPEWAAVPANVLGQVKESVSAMVSPRKRRELDPLQIKGSVVYLEIDNRQCYQQSTECFQSATDVAAFLGALASSGNLNVPYIEAVTSVRPTIEPSKLDHMYIVFLGLAALGFICLGVLVSRKRRREHGQLWFPEGFKVSEPSKKKRREPVGEDSVGLKPMKNSDINLMDDNQNEWGDEDPDCRRFRFEEQAMLDLSDHTDHRKWTQQHLDAADLRIASIAPTPPQGEIENDCMDVNVRGPDGFTPLMIASCSGGGLETGNSEEEEDPSAEIISDFIYQGANLHNQTDRTGETALHLAARYARSDAAKRLLESSADANVQDNMGRTPLHAAVAADAQGVFQILIRNRATDLDARMHDGTTPLILAARLAVDGMVEELINCHADANATDDSGKSALHWAAAVNNVEAAMVLLKNGANKDMQDNKEETPLFLAAREGSFETAKVLLEHFANREITDHLDQLPRDIAQERMHHDIVRLLDEYNIVRSPGLHSGPLSTSSLSPPLCSPNDYLSNLKPNLSVKKVRKLSSGKGGKDGGKDNRMKKKKSLDGKNNLLDTSAVLSPVDSLESPHGYLSDVASPPMTSPFQQSPPMSLNHLQGNGDSHMGQMSMGKDMGCMSFDPNPPRLSHLPVSSPNSQGTASIGGGRVGQCDWVSRMHPGVGQQGSFAQAPPMSHNIMGALHGVSTATLSQIMGYQNLQTSHLNSSAHMMQQAHSRQLQHQNSNSTTAGQSMTQGFPNIELNSPDMQPNNSSGRSMSIHTVMPQETQILGTQFLTPPSQHSYSGPMDNTPNHQLQVPDHPFLTPSPGSPDQWSSSSPHSNMSDWSEGISSPPTSIHSQMNLLPDQFK